One Idiomarina loihiensis L2TR genomic window carries:
- a CDS encoding class I SAM-dependent methyltransferase, which yields MLIKPAYSKIDLAAPGDWQQMACGHYMMEQTAELIRAHQRRLKPGKTVAIGSLSPGLNECIKNGAQWLTVGTGSDVAVRSKLTELALKEDSVDNLVAPFVLEFCRHPHQLLREATRVLDDDGVLILTGFNPYSPAVASGFFIRHKKSFPWCGRYFTPVRVKDWLELLGFEVLESEFYVSNFLHHSEHRGSDWSTKLSNLVPGLRAAYFIVARKQTLINRLKPSAQRKQLAVNGRQAATAMTTKQFSKSNKQIRGKL from the coding sequence GTGTTAATTAAACCAGCATATTCGAAAATTGATTTAGCGGCTCCCGGGGACTGGCAGCAAATGGCCTGCGGGCACTACATGATGGAACAGACGGCTGAGTTAATTCGCGCTCATCAGCGACGGTTGAAACCAGGAAAAACCGTGGCTATAGGCTCTTTGAGTCCGGGGCTTAACGAGTGTATTAAAAATGGAGCTCAGTGGCTGACTGTCGGCACAGGTAGTGACGTAGCGGTTCGCAGCAAATTAACGGAGCTGGCTTTGAAGGAAGACAGTGTCGATAACCTAGTTGCTCCTTTTGTCCTTGAATTTTGTCGGCATCCGCACCAGCTACTTAGAGAGGCAACGCGAGTCCTGGACGACGATGGTGTATTAATACTTACAGGGTTTAATCCCTACAGTCCGGCGGTGGCCAGTGGCTTTTTCATTCGCCATAAAAAGAGTTTCCCATGGTGTGGAAGGTACTTTACGCCAGTACGAGTTAAAGACTGGCTGGAGCTGCTGGGGTTCGAAGTTCTGGAATCTGAATTTTATGTTTCCAATTTCCTGCATCATAGCGAGCACCGGGGAAGTGACTGGTCAACGAAGCTGAGCAACCTGGTCCCAGGGCTGCGTGCAGCTTATTTCATAGTGGCACGCAAACAAACTCTGATTAACAGATTAAAACCGTCAGCTCAAAGAAAGCAGCTTGCGGTTAATGGAAGACAGGCAGCAACAGCAATGACGACGAAACAGTTTTCAAAGTCGAATAAACAAATAAGAGGTAAATTATGA